The Hippocampus zosterae strain Florida chromosome 11, ASM2543408v3, whole genome shotgun sequence genome includes the window AGCCAAATGACACGCGAACAGATCCGGTCGGCTGCCCATCCACCAAGTCGATGGTGTCTCCGCAGACGTGGCCGGCCTCAAAAGGAAAAAGACGTTTCATTCAACAAGCACAGATTTTGAAATGCTGTCTTTGCGCatttcatgtttcttttttttttttacctgcaggTTTCTCCTCATCTCCTGATTTGTGATCCCAAGAAAGCTCTGACAAGCTCCAGTGTTGCAAAAGCAACCAGTGCGCACATGAATGTTGTACAAACTTGCCATTCTGTCTACCTGCATGGAGGACAATTATTATGCTACTCATAAGTGTTGCCAGCGCATCTATACAGGATGTTTTTTACTTGATATGGCATGAGCAATCCAACATATGCACCTGAGAATATCCAATTATTTCTCCACACGAATCAATAAGGTTGAAGTTTAATATTGCGCCCTGGGTTCTTGGACTGTCAAACTGGCCTAGTGTGTACATCTGGGCCACTGGTcgcctgttgccatggcaaagACTTGACAGAAGCATGTAAGTGTAACGCGCTAAGCCAAAGGTGTGCTGTTGTATGTTTTGCATTCCtcctgaaagaaagaaaagaaacagagGGCTGTTATTTCCCTCTGCATGGCTGTTGTGTCACTCTTACTTACCAGTGATCCTGTATAAAGCTTCAAAACTGTGGTTGAGGGCAATGATGTCCAAAAACGAGACAGTGCCATCTTCAAATCTTATCcaggaaataaaagaaacatttcattacagggcATGAATGCGCAAAGTTATGGTGTTTTCAGAGACGGTCCATGATTGGCAATTTTGTTCACGGCATTACCTGTCAGAAACATTTGCAGCCTGCACATAATAATCTTCGCTAGAAAGGTAAGCTGCTGCTGTGCCTCCCCCAAAATAAGTCTTTTTTAGTATGCCTGCAGCATGGTTGCGGACAAGAAGGGCGCCCAGACCTGTAGGGAAGCCAAATATCTTGTAGAAGGAGATTGGGATGAAATCAGCAGGGCAGTCTTGTAGGTTAAGAGGAGAACAGCTGACAAGCGAGGCTGCATCCAGCAGCACAAACCAATGGCCTTGATGGTCACATGCTGGATAAAGGCGTCTTGCCTGTAAGCCTTCTACATGGCTGAGGGGATACTTCGTCCCTGAGTAGTTGCTCTGTGCCGGGTAGCAGAAGAGATGTGGGGTCTGACAAACCTCAACTTCACCCAGAATCTTATCTTTTGCCCTATTTTCCACTTCCTGAGGGGAGACGGGCAGGGTAACTACTCCCCGGTTAGATGTTAGTCCCCTTATGCCAACAACAGATGTGTGGTTGTCAGTGAGGTAGCAGAAGTGACTCCCCGCCTCGCTTTCTGTTTGCGACCTCCAGGGGAAGACCTCTGCCGCTAATTTGATAGCGGCCGTACAGCCAGAAGTGAAAATCACTGAATACTCCTCTGGGGTAGTGTTGAAATGCTGCAATATCCTGAAAGAAAAtgatctctttaaaaaaaaaaaaaaaaaaaaaaacctcatttcATGCACGGTAGTTTCAAAGAGGGCACATGGGACCATTTAGAATGTGTCTCAGGGCATGGTTGGAGCTCACCTGTATCTGACCCTCTCCATGGTCTCATGTGTCAATCTGCTGCTGGGGTTGTGGCTGTGAGGGTTTCCTATTGGGAAGATGATGCCGTACATCAACATTACCGCTTCATAAAGTATCATGAGCTGACAAATAAAAAGAACCGCTGCTTTTCATACCATACACATTCCTTGAAATATCAAGGCTGTAGCTCCTGACCAGTGATTCCGGGTACAAAGTATTTGCTGCATGATCCAAATATACAGTGCCTTTGTAGAATAACAAGAACTGTACTGTTATTTAACTTTAAACCGCTCACAGCAATTCAGAGGAGAACGCAATTCTTACCTTTCATCCGCGTGAACTCCCTCTCAAGCATGTCCTCCAGGTTTTCTCCGTAGCCATAACAACTCCACACCTCCTTAAAGGTTTCAAAAGAGTTAAGTTTGTGGAAGTCCATCGAGCGTCTTGCGATACCAAGTGTCCGCGTTCGACACAGATAAACCCTCACAGCTGCTCGAATGAATGCagttattgattgatttccaCGCTCAAAGTCCGCTGACCACGTGCTCAGTTTCATAGTCCCATGAAGAGCACAAGACCCTGGTCCCGCATTGTCGTAGTCTTGTGGGAACTTCAACAGCAATTGCTATTAATATTAAAGTTAGAACCAGTGATGTGCTGTGGGGGAGGGGCTCAAAGCCAATTTCTTCTCTCGTGACAGTGGACTATGCCTCGAATGCCAGATCATAGGTATGCATGAATAATAAACAGGCGAGAAATATGTGACAAAAGCCACAGCCTCTTTCTTTCACCTCAGATATTTTTACAGGGCCATTTACATTCCAGCAGAAACTATAAATGTCAAACCAATGTACAACATCATATGCATGTGATAGAAGAGGGATAGGAAAACTATGGCCCGTGGTCCATAGGGCTTCACTCCAATCATTAATCTGTCCCATCGATCTTTTACAATAGCAAGActcatagacttttttttttgcattaattcATCCCCCACCATGAAATGTACACATTAATGTTTGGATCAGTTTAGCTGATTTAataattgatttattgatttattgcaaACAGGGCTGTAActaataattattttaataattgattattctgtctatttttttattaatctatgaattagacaaaaaaacttttatcCATTGATTGTAATTCACAGAcatagcacgttggcttcacagtgcagaggtgcagggtttgattcaggCTCTGGCtgtcctgtgtagagtttgcatgttctccccatgtcagcgtgggttttctccgggtactccggtttcctcccacataccaacGACAAGCATGGTCAAGCAATTGTccctttgtgtgagtgtgagcataaatggttgttcgtctctgtgtgccctgcgattggctggtaattaggttcagggtgtactccgcctactgcccgaggacagctgggataggctccagcacccactcgTGACCCTGTTCAAAagaagcggtgttgaaaatgagaAAGAGTTATTGTTTTGTTCTGAAAAGAAACTGTTTGATATTTTCATCGAAACTTGGTGAAGAAAGGAAGGATGGAAGTAAAGATGAAAAAAGACACTCCGTGAGGGAAGGAAAGGAAAACATTTAATTATACCTACTTTTGGTCCACACTGtatatgagaattttttttcatatgacaTACCTTCACAGAATACAAGAAAAGTTCTACGAGTGGGTTCACAAAAGACTTATTTGAAACAAATTCCCAAACTACAAGCTGCTTATTACTTCACTTTATTGTGAGCCAGAAAATCAACCAGCACATCGTCAAAGAGTTCCTGCGACATttgctttgttcagtggagGAAGAGAAAGGTGAGCCATGACAGGACAACCCGTGATTGCTTCACAACGACAACGCACGTCCTCACAACGGCCATGAGCGTCCGACAGTTCCTGGTTGAGAAGAACATCAATGTGCTGGAGGCGTTTGACtcgtttgttcttgattttgttgttgttattgttcttcttcttcttcttctttgcctgGCTCAAGTGGGTCATCTAGGGGATCCTGTTTTGAAGACAAGGTATTATCAAGATGGTCTTTATACAGAGGTGTGAAGGATCCCGGAAGAATCCTTTCAGGAGTGAATGAAGCCGTGGCAGAAAATTAATGCTGGGAGAGATTAATTGATTCTACTATTACATCAGTGGGAGAAATTTGAATATGCAATTTTGATTTCAAGTATAATGTATGTATCAAGTATGTATATGTGACAGCAGTTCTGGAATGTTTCTGACCAGCTTTGTATACTGTAAATAGTAGAAATAGTAAACACATAACATTAACCTttctcagggacagcggttactacagtggacagctcatcatgCTATCAGGTTGAAGGGTGCACAAAAGGGCTAATGAGGACATTTTGTGCTCAGACAATTCAATAAACAATGCACCGTCATTTATTCCAATATTACCTTAGTGATATGCAATGGACGACACTCTCAAAATAAGAAATAGCACAATTTAAAATACAGAAACCTTCTCTATTTCTGGTTTTAATCCTCATTGAAAACATAATGTCATATAAGAGAAAGAGTGGTCTACACAGTTTTTTTAGTCACTGAAATGAGGTGAGGCAGTATTTGTTTAGGGTGTGTACTGTAGGTCTCTAAGTCTAACTGGAACTAGTTACTGTAACAAGTTTTAAGTAATCCGTCCACAGTAATCCCATTACATATAATCCCATCCTCAACTGAAGCAACAATTTAGGAGGGAGATTAGGCACGAGTGActtgaaattgaaatgtttgATCAGGCCAAATAATAGTGAAATAAATCTTTGGAGAACTGGACAATGAACTTTTGTTGACTTGCTTTCTTTAATTTATGACCCCCCGTTTTACTTCCTCACTTAACACAAAAAAGTATCCAAATACCCTTTTTCTTCTCATGACTAAATTAAACAGTTTTATTCACAGAAGAACTACTGGGGAGTTGTATTGAACTGCTGAGCAGCCCTCAGATGTCTAAAAGACTGCCATGAGGCTCACAGCAGCCATCATTGTTTCCGTGCAACACAGTGAATAGTAATTAAATATGCCACTTATGCTTCACTGATTCACTTCCCTCACAATTTTGAAGCTCAGCTGAATACATTTTTCTGTGCAGAAGGGCTGTATTGTATTGCGTATGGCCTAATTTCCAGGGCAGAGGGGCTTGGTGTGGGGGAGGGCACGGCAGAGAGAGGGGGGAAGTACCCCACGAGGACATTGTGCTTAACATCACTAAATACCTTCAACACCACATTGTCCTTTTCAGCCCTCAATTAGTTGGGCTCCAAGCACAACgaatcgatttatttatttatttaatattatttttcaacCATTAAACATTTACTCACAAGCAATAGCGGTTAACTGCATCTTCCTaagtctgtgttttttttcctagtgTTTTTATGTTGAACAAAAGACCCTTTTTTGGTGGTGGCCCTTACCGTAGTCACTGCTATCTGTGGCTTGGACAGTGGCCAGCAGAAGAGACTCTTTGCCCTGCCCTTAGGCCTTTTCAGCCTGTGGATCGACGTGTGGAGGAACGCCTCTTTGGTGGCAGGGACGGAGAGAATTAGGCAAGAGATGTGGGTTCACTTGCCCTGTGTAGGGGCTTATCTTGGGCTAAGCTGAGGGACTAATAGCAAAGCCAACCTCCGCTCCAGCCAGTCTAAAGGCACAGGGAGCCATCTGTCCATTCTGTGGATAAGTGACAACAAAGGACGTAAACACGGAATACGGACAACAAACTAAGGGGTTACTCTATGAGGAGCTGTCCAATTTAAAGGAGACGAGTGAATGGTTGGCATATAAGGTCAgtacatttttgtaattttccGTGTTGCATTAGGCCTCCATCTAGAGATATAATTGTGTAGGGTGTTGGGTGTTCGCCGTTGACTTTGGACAGCCAGCAGTGTTGCAGACAACTGTAATGTTGGCAATGAAACAATGAGCATCTTTGTACCTATGTTTAACTCCTGACTTCACTTAGTGAAGTGAAATGGATTAAGATGGCTGTTTGTCTTCAGTTAGGTGCGTTAAAGTTACTTGAACCGGATTTTATCAATACCTTACACATTGATGCAAGATATTATACAGCAGTTGTCTTCTTTCTAATAATTGCTCGAACATCAACTTGTGCTAAGCATTGTTTTGTGTTACTCCAAAAACCACTTGAGCATATAAACGAATCATTCTTTTAtgccatgaaaaataaaattacctcCTCATTAAAATTTTCAAAAGCCATCAATCGatctatgtcgtttttttttttcctcacctgcTTGAATAACTAATCGGTTGTTTTAATTGTGTTGATCATATTGCATACACTGCGGATGCCATTGTGAGCAAATGTTTTGTTCGGAAGTCTTGAGTGATCGCTGACATACTAGAGGTGACAGAAATGGGTCAAACGGGTCTTAGCATTAACTAAACAAATCCTGGCCTATAGGATTAGGAAGAGATGTTGCTGTTTATTTGATGTTGCCACCGTAATTTTGTAATAAAACACAGAGGGGAGAGGAAGCCTCATTGTTGGCAGCAAAACAACCTCAAAGGTATTCATTGAATTTAATAATTTTGTCAGTATCAATGCAGGAACGTAGCAGGACAAATTCAGAGGACAGTGAAAAACCAACAACTCATTATCAAATCATTATCAACTCTTTTATTCTGGTAATTGCACCAAGATTAAGGTACAGTcgcctctctttctttttttgtttccttcaagGTTTGGAATGGAAGCAAGGAGTTTGCCATTCATTGCTTTATGTAAGTATTCAAACAGGGATCTGCGGGCGGGTCAATGGTCATGTATTACAAATGTAATTGTGTACACAAAAT containing:
- the mocos gene encoding molybdenum cofactor sulfurase isoform X1, producing the protein MDFHKLNSFETFKEVWSCYGYGENLEDMLEREFTRMKGTVYLDHAANTLYPESLVRSYSLDISRNVYGNPHSHNPSSRLTHETMERVRYRILQHFNTTPEEYSVIFTSGCTAAIKLAAEVFPWRSQTESEAGSHFCYLTDNHTSVVGIRGLTSNRGVVTLPVSPQEVENRAKDKILGEVEVCQTPHLFCYPAQSNYSGTKYPLSHVEGLQARRLYPACDHQGHWFVLLDAASLVSCSPLNLQDCPADFIPISFYKIFGFPTGLGALLVRNHAAGILKKTYFGGGTAAAYLSSEDYYVQAANVSDRFEDGTVSFLDIIALNHSFEALYRITGGMQNIQQHTFGLARYTYMLLSSLCHGNRRPVAQMYTLGQFDSPRTQGAILNFNLIDSCGEIIGYSQVDRMASLYNIHVRTGCFCNTGACQSFLGITNQEMRRNLQAGHVCGDTIDLVDGQPTGSVRVSFGYMSTFDDCQKFLSFVVECFVEKPVTIDHARLERLKAAIVSNEEKTVNIIEVTHKVEEKKISQKGFEPVRPNSCEGPYILTNIYIYPIKSCGAFEAHKWPVGPQGLLYDRSWMVVNGNGVCLSQKRESRLCLIRPQVHLSSNELLLRASGMNTISVPLEIRREMHASFQICQSKVCGDRVETMDCGDEAASWLSDLLGQPCRLIRQSPDFTRYMNKKSDTAITSSTLSLVNEAQYLMINRASVELIQKVMSSRQDYPEFDTENIISRFRSNFIISGVEPFEEDNWSHLVIGNIRFMVRGQCVRCQMVGVDQNTGTKTKEPLMSLSAYHNGKVTFGVYLSHQLPKGSPTAGVLSAGSHILPEPHISETGHPSPSPSLPSSNTGDLPSTSGGFVS